A window of the Arenibacter algicola genome harbors these coding sequences:
- a CDS encoding DUF6268 family outer membrane beta-barrel protein has protein sequence MGIRIKGGGFLLGFLLSVNLCLSQTPDIFRLEYMLMPRNTAEAKLSRIKLVANMPIKVGQNDNIIVGGEYNRIEYDLNRRTPYDDVITETFHVADLNMAYILQYNQDWRFVGVVTPRLSSTLTNNIGQGDVSVNITVGALRDRPKIDKPTRLVLGIAYNSTVAVRVPLPLVYFEKRFHPNWAYVVGAPKSGMKYFFNEKHMLQTEFILDGYYVNLQNTVISSDSGVASSISTSVALFTLGYQYAVAKNIFFYGYAGHTLFQAGVLRNEEREDIFTLNDQPSFYFRTGFRIGI, from the coding sequence ATGGGAATTAGAATAAAGGGTGGGGGATTCTTATTGGGATTTCTTTTGTCGGTCAATTTATGTCTTTCCCAAACGCCGGATATTTTTAGGTTAGAGTATATGCTAATGCCCAGAAATACGGCCGAAGCAAAATTATCCAGAATTAAATTGGTGGCCAACATGCCAATTAAAGTAGGGCAGAATGACAATATTATTGTAGGGGGCGAATACAATCGTATTGAATACGACTTAAACCGTAGAACACCCTATGACGATGTAATTACAGAAACTTTTCATGTAGCCGATTTAAATATGGCCTACATATTGCAATACAATCAAGATTGGCGCTTTGTTGGGGTCGTAACTCCTCGTTTGTCTTCCACTTTGACCAACAATATTGGCCAAGGGGATGTTTCCGTGAACATAACGGTAGGGGCGCTTCGCGATAGACCAAAAATAGACAAACCAACGCGATTGGTATTAGGGATAGCCTATAACTCAACTGTGGCCGTTAGAGTGCCATTGCCCTTGGTCTATTTTGAAAAGAGGTTTCATCCCAATTGGGCATATGTAGTGGGGGCCCCAAAAAGTGGTATGAAGTACTTTTTTAACGAGAAACATATGCTGCAAACAGAGTTTATTTTGGATGGATATTACGTTAATTTACAGAATACGGTGATAAGCTCGGATTCTGGTGTTGCCTCATCCATTTCCACCTCGGTTGCCTTGTTTACGCTAGGATACCAATATGCAGTGGCCAAAAATATTTTCTTTTATGGCTACGCCGGCCATACCTTGTTTCAGGCCGGAGTGTTGAGGAATGAAGAACGAGAGGATATATTTACATTGAATGATCAACCTAGTTTTTATTTTAGAACGGGTTTTAGAATTGGAATTTAA
- a CDS encoding mechanosensitive ion channel family protein has protein sequence MEGLKNIFKGLDEFLAYKIWNGDKVDITAATFLTVIISLITVNYALKLFHKLVTAKLPEEDKNKFISVFGFLRYLFYILVVLVVLHTSGVNLTVLLTASAALFVGLGFALQYLFQDIISGILIIMDQSLRVGDIVEVNQKVGQVFEIRLRTTRALTRDDKVIIIPNHQFLTDSIYNYTQNHKSTRESVKVGVAYGSDVVLVTKILENIAIEQKGVLKNPKPFVLFEDFGDSALLFSINFFINDSYGDPKIKSAMRYIIDAKFREHNISIPFPQRDVHVFQSRPIQTVQVEKKNVGNGN, from the coding sequence ATGGAAGGACTAAAGAATATTTTTAAGGGTTTGGATGAATTTCTCGCCTACAAAATTTGGAATGGTGATAAGGTGGATATAACCGCAGCTACCTTTTTAACCGTTATAATTTCTTTGATCACAGTAAACTATGCTCTGAAACTGTTTCACAAATTGGTTACTGCAAAGTTGCCCGAGGAGGACAAGAATAAGTTTATCAGTGTTTTTGGATTTTTAAGATATTTGTTCTACATATTGGTGGTGTTGGTCGTCCTACACACTTCAGGTGTTAATCTCACTGTCTTGCTTACCGCATCGGCAGCACTGTTTGTTGGTTTGGGGTTTGCGCTTCAATATTTGTTCCAAGACATCATCTCCGGAATTCTTATTATTATGGATCAGTCCTTGCGCGTAGGGGATATTGTAGAGGTAAATCAAAAAGTAGGACAGGTTTTTGAAATAAGATTAAGGACTACTAGGGCGCTTACAAGGGATGATAAGGTAATCATAATTCCCAACCACCAATTTTTAACGGATAGTATTTATAACTATACCCAAAATCATAAAAGCACTAGGGAGAGCGTTAAGGTTGGAGTGGCCTATGGAAGCGATGTTGTTTTGGTGACCAAAATTTTGGAAAATATTGCCATTGAACAGAAAGGGGTCCTAAAAAATCCCAAGCCATTTGTACTTTTTGAAGATTTCGGGGATTCTGCTTTGTTATTTTCCATCAATTTTTTCATTAATGACAGCTATGGAGATCCAAAAATTAAAAGTGCTATGCGGTATATTATTGATGCTAAATTTAGGGAACACAATATAAGTATTCCTTTTCCTCAAAGGGATGTTCATGTTTTTCAATCCCGTCCAATTCAAACGGTGCAAGTCGAAAAAAAGAATGTTGGAAATGGGAATTAG
- a CDS encoding ABC transporter permease, translating into MGKLSLIIKREYLAKVRNKSFVVMTFLSPILMVGMVVLIVYLTKINDNEIRTIGILNESNYFSTDFQGTESTSFVKFKDIDLQAAKDSIQKMGFYGLLYIPNEQDLEQVASRSFFYSKDAPGSSILDNLENVFEDRLRMQRLQELGVSVSDFESVGNNFEIKTATFTGEQNLKGITEIKAFIGGAFGYLIMMFIIIYGGFVMRSVIEEKTTRIIEVIISSVKPFQLMLGKIIGTSLAGVTQFAIWIISAFLMFGVLILVFDIDPSALNSGASNTPGLIGGAAYVAASDSAMQLYANELFRIPWIMLICFFVIYFVLGYLIYSSIYAAIGAAVDNETDTQQFIFPIILPLMLAIYVGFFSVFNNPHGPIAVGFSLFPLTSPIVMLMRLPGGIGEGGVPIWEVVVSILLLIITFIGIVWLAAKIYRVGILMYGKKPSYRDLLKWLKY; encoded by the coding sequence ATGGGTAAGTTATCGCTGATCATAAAACGCGAATATTTAGCAAAAGTTAGAAATAAATCATTTGTGGTAATGACTTTTTTGAGTCCGATCCTTATGGTGGGAATGGTAGTGCTTATTGTTTATCTGACCAAAATCAACGATAATGAAATTAGAACTATCGGAATATTAAATGAGAGCAATTATTTTTCCACGGATTTTCAGGGAACGGAAAGCACTTCGTTTGTAAAGTTTAAGGATATTGACTTACAGGCGGCCAAGGACTCTATTCAAAAAATGGGATTTTATGGTTTGCTGTACATTCCTAATGAACAGGACCTGGAACAAGTGGCAAGCAGGTCTTTCTTTTATAGCAAGGACGCTCCGGGTTCGTCTATATTGGATAATTTGGAAAATGTGTTCGAAGACCGTTTGCGAATGCAACGATTACAGGAATTAGGGGTCTCAGTATCGGATTTTGAGAGTGTGGGCAATAATTTTGAAATTAAGACTGCAACCTTTACCGGGGAACAGAACCTGAAGGGAATAACAGAAATCAAGGCATTTATAGGTGGGGCATTCGGATACCTGATTATGATGTTCATCATTATTTATGGTGGTTTTGTCATGCGCAGTGTAATTGAGGAAAAAACAACCAGGATAATAGAGGTTATTATCTCTTCGGTGAAACCTTTTCAGCTTATGCTGGGAAAAATTATAGGGACCTCCTTGGCCGGAGTTACCCAGTTCGCTATATGGATCATTTCGGCTTTTTTAATGTTTGGTGTATTGATCCTGGTTTTCGACATAGATCCATCAGCCCTTAATTCCGGGGCAAGTAATACACCTGGCCTTATAGGGGGGGCTGCCTATGTGGCAGCATCCGATTCTGCCATGCAATTATATGCTAACGAACTTTTTAGGATACCTTGGATTATGCTTATTTGTTTTTTTGTGATCTATTTTGTTCTGGGCTACCTTATATATAGCTCAATATATGCCGCAATAGGGGCTGCGGTGGACAACGAGACAGATACACAACAGTTCATTTTTCCTATAATATTACCTTTAATGTTGGCCATTTATGTAGGCTTCTTTTCTGTCTTTAATAATCCCCATGGCCCAATTGCTGTAGGATTCTCATTATTTCCTTTAACATCACCTATAGTGATGCTTATGCGTCTACCGGGCGGTATAGGGGAAGGAGGTGTGCCTATTTGGGAGGTTGTGGTTTCAATTCTTCTATTGATTATCACTTTTATAGGTATTGTATGGTTGGCCGCCAAGATATATAGGGTGGGGATATTGATGTACGGAAAAAAACCTTCTTATAGGGATTTGCTTAAATGGCTGAAATATTAG